In Streptomyces sp. NBC_00704, a genomic segment contains:
- the ahcY gene encoding adenosylhomocysteinase: protein MTTVDNRQDFKVADLSLAAFGRKEITLAEHEMPGLMAIRREYAEAQPLAGARVTGSLHMTVQTAVLIETLVALGARVRWASCNIFSTQDHAAAAIAVGPDGTVDNPQGVPVFAWKGETLEEYWWCTEQALTWPDSPTGGPNMILDDGGDATLLVHKGVEYEKDGKVPSVDTAENDEHRVVLELLNRTITDGSQKWTQLASEIRGVTEETTTGVHRLYEMQRDGVLLFPAINVNDAVTKSKFDNKYGCRHSLIDGINRATDVLIGGKTAVVCGYGDVGKGCAESLRGQGARVIITEIDPICALQAAMDGYQVTTLDEVVDQADIFITTTGNKDIIMASDMARMKHQAIVGNIGHFDNEIDMAGLAKIPGIVKDEVKPQVHTWTFPDGKVIIVLSEGRLLNLGNATGHPSFVMSNSFADQTLAQIELFTKPDEYPTGVYTLPKHLDEKVARLHLDALGVKLTTLRPEQASYIGVDVDGPYKSDQYRY from the coding sequence ATGACGACTGTCGACAACCGACAGGACTTCAAGGTCGCCGATCTCTCCCTGGCCGCCTTCGGCCGCAAGGAGATCACCCTCGCCGAGCACGAGATGCCGGGCCTCATGGCGATCCGCCGCGAGTACGCCGAGGCGCAGCCCCTGGCCGGCGCCCGCGTCACCGGCTCCCTGCACATGACCGTGCAGACCGCCGTCCTCATCGAGACGCTGGTCGCCCTCGGCGCCCGCGTCCGCTGGGCGTCCTGCAACATCTTCTCCACCCAGGACCACGCCGCGGCCGCGATCGCCGTGGGCCCCGACGGCACGGTGGACAACCCGCAGGGCGTCCCCGTCTTCGCCTGGAAGGGCGAGACGCTGGAGGAGTACTGGTGGTGCACCGAGCAGGCGCTGACCTGGCCGGACAGCCCCACCGGCGGCCCCAACATGATCCTCGACGACGGCGGTGACGCCACCCTGCTCGTCCACAAGGGCGTGGAGTACGAGAAGGACGGCAAGGTCCCCTCCGTCGACACCGCCGAGAACGACGAGCACCGCGTCGTCCTCGAACTCCTCAACCGCACCATCACCGACGGCTCCCAGAAGTGGACCCAGCTCGCCTCGGAGATCCGCGGCGTGACCGAGGAGACCACCACGGGCGTCCACCGCCTGTACGAGATGCAGCGCGACGGCGTCCTCCTCTTCCCCGCGATCAACGTCAACGACGCCGTGACCAAGTCGAAGTTCGACAACAAGTACGGCTGCCGCCACTCCCTGATCGACGGCATCAACCGCGCCACCGACGTCCTCATCGGCGGCAAGACCGCCGTCGTCTGCGGCTACGGCGACGTCGGCAAGGGCTGCGCCGAGTCGCTGCGCGGCCAGGGCGCCCGCGTCATCATCACCGAGATCGACCCCATCTGCGCGCTGCAGGCGGCGATGGACGGCTACCAGGTCACCACGCTGGACGAGGTCGTCGACCAGGCCGACATCTTCATCACCACCACCGGCAACAAGGACATCATCATGGCCTCCGACATGGCCAGGATGAAGCACCAGGCCATCGTCGGGAACATCGGCCACTTCGACAACGAGATCGACATGGCCGGCCTCGCGAAGATCCCCGGCATCGTCAAGGACGAGGTCAAGCCGCAGGTCCACACGTGGACGTTCCCCGACGGCAAGGTCATCATCGTGCTGTCGGAGGGCCGCCTGCTGAACCTGGGCAACGCCACCGGCCACCCCTCGTTCGTGATGTCCAACTCCTTCGCGGACCAGACCCTGGCCCAGATCGAGCTGTTCACCAAGCCCGACGAGTACCCGACCGGCGTCTACACGCTGCCCAAGCACCTCGACGAGAAGGTCGCCCGCCTCCACCTCGACGCCCTCGGCGTCAAGCTGACCACCCTGCGACCGGAGCAGGCCTCCTACATCGGCGTCGACGTCGACGGCCCCTACAAGTCGGACCAGTACCGCTACTGA
- a CDS encoding RDD family protein, with amino-acid sequence MSELVTGEAVALEFRPARLPSRALSTLLDLAVVLVVFLVVSVAVLAATASLDEAAQIALSIAAFLLVLVGGPIAVETLSHGRSLGKMACGLRVVRDDGGPIRFRHALVRGAIGVVEILLTFGVVACIASLVSARGRRLGDVFAGTLVVRERIPVARSGFLPPPPPWLAGRFQGLDLSAVPDGLWLAVRQYLGRMNQLDPQVGLAMAQRLAGDLAARTGAPVPQGVPPAAFLAAVVQERQVREARRAFAGGSYGPPAPAPAEPSAYGPPAVFGPPVSYGTSVSYGPPSLSGPPVPSEAAPARADGDRPEGPGSGFVPPA; translated from the coding sequence GTGAGTGAGCTGGTGACGGGTGAGGCGGTGGCGCTGGAATTTCGGCCCGCCAGGCTGCCCAGCCGGGCGTTGTCGACGCTGCTGGACCTGGCCGTGGTTCTGGTGGTCTTCCTCGTCGTGAGCGTCGCGGTGTTGGCCGCGACGGCTTCTCTGGACGAGGCGGCGCAGATCGCGCTGTCGATCGCCGCGTTCCTGCTGGTGCTGGTGGGCGGGCCGATCGCGGTGGAGACGCTCAGCCATGGCCGTTCGCTCGGCAAGATGGCGTGCGGGCTGCGGGTGGTGCGGGACGACGGCGGGCCGATCCGGTTCCGGCACGCGCTGGTGCGGGGTGCGATCGGTGTCGTGGAAATTCTGCTGACGTTCGGGGTGGTGGCCTGTATCGCGTCCCTCGTGTCGGCGAGGGGGCGCCGGCTCGGCGATGTGTTCGCCGGGACTTTGGTGGTGCGTGAGCGGATTCCGGTGGCGCGGTCCGGTTTCCTGCCGCCGCCTCCGCCCTGGCTGGCGGGGCGTTTCCAGGGGCTCGACCTGTCCGCGGTGCCGGACGGGCTGTGGCTGGCGGTGCGCCAGTACCTGGGGCGGATGAACCAGCTGGATCCGCAGGTCGGCCTGGCGATGGCGCAGCGGCTGGCGGGTGATCTCGCGGCGCGTACGGGGGCGCCGGTGCCGCAGGGGGTGCCGCCGGCCGCTTTTCTGGCCGCGGTGGTGCAGGAACGGCAGGTCAGGGAGGCGCGGCGGGCGTTCGCGGGAGGTTCCTACGGGCCGCCGGCTCCTGCTCCTGCGGAGCCCTCGGCGTATGGGCCGCCCGCGGTCTTTGGCCCCCCGGTGTCCTACGGGACGTCGGTGTCCTACGGTCCGCCGTCGCTCTCGGGTCCGCCGGTGCCGTCCGAGGCCGCTCCGGCGCGGGCGGACGGTGATCGGCCGGAGGGGCCCGGGAGCGGGTTCGTGCCGCCCGCTTAG